The proteins below are encoded in one region of Populus alba chromosome 2, ASM523922v2, whole genome shotgun sequence:
- the LOC118046856 gene encoding uncharacterized protein, with product MAASTSPCLSMNEKKHWWLSNRKIVDKYIKDARSLIASQEQSEMASALKLLDAALALSPRLEVALELKARSLLYLRRFKEVADMLQDYIPSLKMASDDSGSISSSDSSSQQLSRERVKLLPSDNSDPSFKCFSVSDLKKKVMAGLCKNCDKEGQWRYLVLGQACCHLGLMEDAMVLLQTGKRLTTAAFRRQSISWSEDSFSLSNFPISSDISTLTAPPSPPRNLTESESVTQLLAHIKLLLRRRTAALAALDAGLYSEAIRHFTKILEGRRGAPQGFLAECYMHRAYAYKASGRIAESIADCNKTLALEPACIQALDTRASLLETIRCLPDCLHDLEHLKLLYNSILRDRKLPGPAWKRHKVRYREIPGKLCALTTKIQELKKRVASGETRNVDYYALIGLRRGCSRSELERAHLLLSLRHKPDKSISFVERCEFANDTDLESVKDRAKMSALLLYRLLQKGYSNVMSTIMDEEAAEKQRKKAAAAALQAAIQTQQTTQNAKKESNPSAVEISGPNRINSSENKVASASSGSNTASVFQGVFCRDLAAVGNLLSQAGFNRPLAVKFEALSC from the exons aTGGCTGCTTCTACTTCTCCTTGTCTAAGTATGAATGAAAAGAAGCACTGGTGGCTAAGCAACCGGAAG ATTGTGGACAAGTACATTAAAGATGCAAGAAGCCTGATTGCAAGCCAAGAACAGAGCGAGATGGCGTCGGCTCTTAAGCTTCTAGACGCGGCACTTGCACTCTCTCCTCGCCTAGAAGTGGCTCTTGAACTCAAAGCAAGATCTTTGCTCTATCTTAGGCGATTCAAGGAGGTGGCTGATATGCTTCAAGACTACATTCCTAGCCTTAAAATGGCAAGCGACGATTCGGGAtctatttcttcttctgatAGTTCTTCTCAGCAGCTTTCAAGAGAGCGAGTTAAGCTGCTGCCTTCAGATAACTCTGATCCAAGTTTCAAGTGTTTCTCTGTCTCCgacttgaagaagaaagtgatGGCCGGACTCTGTAAAAATTGCGATAAAGAAGGGCAATGGAG GTACCTGGTTTTAGGCCAAGCTTGCTGCCATCTAGGTCTAATGGAGGATGCCATGGTGCTTCTCCAGACCGGAAAACGCCTGACAACTGCTGCATTCCGCCGTCAAAGCATTTCCTGGTCAGAGGACAGCTTCTCTCTCTCAAACTTCCCAATCTCCAGCGATATATCCACATTGACAGCCCCACCTTCCCCACCGAGAAATTTAACCGAATCTGAAAGCGTTACGCAACTCCTTGCCCACATTAAGCTACTGCTTCGCCGCCGAACAGCCGCGCTGGCGGCCCTGGATGCCGGCCTCTATTCCGAGGCCATCCGCCACTTCACTAAGATCTTGGAGGGCCGACGAGGGGCCCCACAGGGATTCCTTGCTGAATGCTATATGCATAGAGCTTATGCATACAAAGCATCGGGAAGAATTGCAGAGTCCATTGCTGATTGCAACAAGACTTTAGCTTTAGAACCCGCCTGCATTCAGGCGCTTGATACAAGAGCTTCTCTTCTGGAAACAATCCGGTGCTTGCCCGATTGTTTGCATGATCTGGAGCACTTGAAACTACTGTATAATTCAATCTTGAGGGATAGGAAGCTACCAGGTCCTGCTTGGAAGCGGCACAAGGTTAGGTACAGGGAGATTCCTGGGAAACTTTGTGCATTGACTACCAagattcaagaactgaagaagaGAGTTGCTTCTGGGGAGACtagaaatgttgattattatgcTTTGATTGGATTAAGGCGTGGGTGTTCGAGATCCGAATTAGAAAGAGCTCATTTGTTATTGAGCTTGAGGCACAAGCCTGATAAGTCTATAAGTTTCGTTGAGAGGTGTGAGTTTGCAAACGATACGGATCTTGAATCGGTAAAAGACCGAGCAAAAATGTCTGCTTTGTTGCTCTATAGATTGCTTCAAAAGGGTTATTCTAACGTCATGTCAACAATCATGGATGAAGAGGCTGCAGAGAAGCAAAGAAAGAAGGCAGCAGCTGCTGCTTTGCAAGCAGCAATTCAAACCCAACAGACAACTCAAAATGCCAAAAAGGAATCGAACCCATCTGCAGTGGAGATTTCTGGTCCCAACAGGATCAATTCCAGTGAAAATAAGGTGGCATCTGCATCTTCAGGGAGCAACACTGCATCTGTCTTTCAAGGGGTGTTTTGCCGGGACCTTGCTGCGGTTGGGAATTTGCTATCACAAGCTGGGTTTAACCGTCCACTTGCGGTGAAATTCGAAGCATTAAGCTGCTAA
- the LOC118046917 gene encoding BRCT domain-containing protein At4g02110, giving the protein MLEKDSHSKTFLGVRFVLFGFDPLSETEVKSKLINGGGVDAVQYSENCTHVIVDKIVYDDAVCVGARNDGKTVVRGLWVDHSFGIGMPVDATSIMYRPLRDLNGIPRAKNLTMCLTGYQRQDRDDIMTMVGLMGAHFSKPLVANRVTHLICYKFEGEKYELANKMKIKLVNHRWLEDCLRNWELLPEDNYSKSGYELEMLEAEAKDSEDEAEGTSVKQPSCENVNKSPQNLKAGTSKSCEMPKTGEVLKVSHNLSEPEGLSRVPGHLDVCGFKGASSNDPPDPKERTPISTRTSNDFEFISRIVERPSHSDAKYNATIIYTRRTPRRSPSSISPGNSGNTRGSPKVLLSESVNKSSAKVLNPSVTNADQGSEPTHLVDGPSRINNHSPLGNTGRSVHDKSSMNAVLNSHANSSTAKSSNFSRNMFTEDNAFLANMVLETGENENANKKTPQPSSRDLRENNLVLRSDSGGFVVERYEQMVAEAGEPQNQQQDGGGQFSLKKELEIDKSDMLSDLHVLRAGKDDFITKPVRKKMIAKKTLGSRSKLKSNESQKGSINLNATAAQNDPTVTMAEVKEREEDGNFSDATELETSLATINVAVTEKMETESATKLGNNIEDKIGFMDDETEAPEEKNDSENFLEEEQADMIDLPHKADTKIEMKLEADNSAAYMHNGPVEGKNPVEIQKRDGSILTEDFVKGKGRKQPSDKTNTTTATSIVRKEESKKVLNMEENLNGKNIEENAAEKESTEPHRAGQGKSRIISRKKSKNSVDAEKENKPAVDGDQYASLDDKRVSETAAKSNKASVKFNEKVSESNLGSTTGREVTKQVKAEPLWFILSGHRLQRKEHQKVIKSLKGKLCRDSHQWSYQATHYIAPGPIRRTEKFFAAAASGRWILKTDYLTACSQAGRFLAEESYEWHKNGLSEDGTINLEAPRKWRLLRERTGHGAFYGMRIIIYGECMTPPLDTLKRVVKAGDGIILATSPPYTRFLTSGVDFAIISPGITRADVWVQEFLKHKIPCIVADYLVEYVCKPGNSLERHVLYNTNDLAEKSFSNLLSKVKVIPEDLTTSKDCDSGNDIACEVCFSCDRGEDMLICGDECGSVGCGAGIHIDCCDPPLESIPEEDWFCPKCSGSRSTSPKKKRIKKALH; this is encoded by the exons ATGCTGGAAAAAGATTCTCATTCCAAAACGTTTCTCGGCGTCCGTTTCGTTCTCTTTGGTTTCGATCCCCTCAGCGAGACCGAG GTTAAATCAAAGCTTATCAATGGCGGCGGCGTTGATGCTGTTCAGTATAGTGAGAACTGCACTCACGTCATTGTCGATAAGATTGTTTAC gATGATGCTGTATGTGTTGGTGCAAGAAATGATGGAAAGACGGTTGTGAGGGGATTGTGGGTTGATCATAGTTTTGGTATTGGGATGCCTGTTGATGCCACTTCt ATAATGTATCGACCGCTTAGAGATTTGAATGGAATTCCTCGTGCCAAGAATTTAACAATGTGCTTGACTGGGTACCAACGCCAAGATCGAGATGACATTATG ACCATGGTTGGCTTGATGGGGGCACATTTTTCTAAGCCATTGGTGGCTAACAGAGTTACTCATCTCATCTGCTACAAATTTGAAG GTGAGAAGTATGAGCTTGCCaataaaatgaagataaagCTTGTTAATCATCGTTGGTTGGAAGATTG CTTAAGAAATTGGGAGCTTCTTCCAGAAGATAATTATAGCAAGAG TGGCTATGAGTTGGAGATGCTGGAAGCTGAAGCAAAAGACTCTGAGGATGAAGCTGAGGGTACCAGTGTGAAGCAACCAAGTTGTGAAAATGTGAATAAGAGTCCTCAGAATTTAAAAGCTGGAACATCCAAGTCTTGTGAAATGCCCAAAACTGGGGAAGTGCTGAAAGTATCACATAACTTGAGTGAGCCTGAAGGTCTATCAAGGGTGCCTGGCCATTTGGACGTTTGTGGCTTCAAGGGTGCCTCTTCCAATGACCCACCTGATCCAAAAGAGAGGACTCCTATTTCTACAAGGACAAGCAATGACTTCGAATTTATTTCTAGAATTGTTGAAAGGCCTTCTCATTCTGATGCTAAGTATAATGCTACAATAATTTACACAAGGAGAACTCCACGAAGGTCCCCATCATCAATTTCCCCTGGAAACTCAGGCAACACTAGAGGCTCTCCTAAAGTTCTCTTAAGTGAATCCGTCAACAAGTCTTCTGCCAAAGTTCTGAATCCATCAGTTACAAACGCAGATCAAGGTTCTGAACCAACACATTTGGTGGATGGTCCATCTAGGATTAATAACCATTCTCCTCTTGGCAATACTGGTCGCTCTGTGCATGATAAGAGTAGTATGAATGCTGTGCTAAACTCACATGCCAATTCTTCAACAGCCAAGTCATCAAATTTTAGTAGAAACATGTTCACAGAAGATAACGCTTTCCTTGCAAATATGGTCTTGGAAACTGGTGAAAATGAGAATGCAAATAAGAAGACACCACAACCATCCTCCAGGGACTTGAGAGAGAACAACTTGGTCCTCAGGTCTGATAGTGGAGGTTTTGTTGTTGAAAGATATGAACAGATGGTTGCAGAAGCAGGGGAGCCACAAAATCAGCAGCAAGATGGAGGTGGtcaattttcacttaaaaaggAATTAGAGATAGATAAATCTGACATGCTTTCTGATTTGCATGTGCTTCGGGCAGGAAAAGATGACTTCATTACAAAGCCAGTTAGGAAGAAGATGATTGCCAAAAAGACTTTAGGTTctagatcaaaattgaaaagcaaTGAGAGCCAGAAGGGTTCCATAAACTTAAATGCAACTGCTGCTCAAAATGATCCTACAGTTACTATGGCTGAggtgaaagagagagaagaggatgGGAATTTCTCTGATGCCACTGAGCTTGAGACATCCCTGGCAACTATCAATGTTGCAGTAACAGAGAAGATGGAGACAGAAAGTGCTACAAAGCTGGGGAATAATATTGAGGATAAGATTGGTTTCATGGATGATGAGACTGAGGCTCCAGAGGAGAAAAATGACTCTGAAAACTTTCTTGAAGAAGAGCAGGCTGACATGATTGATTTGCCACATAAAGCAGATACTAAGATAGAAATGAAATTAGAAGCAGATAATTCTGCAGCTTACATGCACAATGGTCCGGTAGAAGGGAAAAATCCAGTTGAAATACAAAAGAGGGATGGATCAATCTTGACAGAAGATTTtgtaaaaggaaaaggaaggaagCAGCCTTCAGATAAGACCAATACCACGACTGCTACTTCGATTGTTAGAAAAGAAGAGTCTAAGAAAGTTCTAAATATGGAAGAGAATCTTAATGGCAAGAACATTGAGGAGAATGCTGCAGAAAAGGAAAGCACTGAGCCACATCGTGCAGGTCAAGGTAAAAGCAGAATTATATCTAGGAAAAAGTCCAAGAACTCTGTGGATGCTGAGAAGGAGAATAAGCCTGCTGTTGATGGAGATCAATATGCAAGTCTGGATGACAAGCGTGTTAGTGAAACAGCTGCTAAATCCAATAAAGCATCGGTGAAGTTTAATGAAAAGGTTAGTGAAAGTAATCTTGGTTCTACAACAGGAAGAGAGGTTACAAAGCAAGTGAAAGCCGAACCCCTATGGTTTATATTGAGTGGGCATAGACTGCAAAGGAAGGAGCACCAGAAAGTTATTAAGAGTTTGAAAGGAAAACTCTGCAGAGATTCTCATCAATGGTCATACCAGGCAACACACTACATAGCTCCAGGCCCCATTCGCAGGACAGAAAAGTTTTTTGCTGCTGCAGCATCTGGAAG GTGGATTCTTAAGACTGATTATTTAACTGCTTGTAGTCAGGCCGGGAGGTTCTTGGCAGAGGAATCTTATGAATGGCACAAGAATGGCCTTAGCGAAGATGGAACAATTAACTTAGAGGCTCCAAGGAAGTGGCGGCTGTTGAGGGAGAGAACAGGTCATGGAGCCTTCTATGGGATGCGTATTATCATTTATGGAGAATGCATGACACCACCTTTG GATACTCTGAAACGTGTAGTGAAGGCAGGGGACGGTATTATCTTAGCAACTTCTCCTCCTTACACCCGTTTTCTTACATCTGGAGTTGACTTTGCTATCATCAGTCCTGGCATAACACGAGCAGATGTGTGGGTCCAAGAGTTCTTAAAACATAAGATACCCTGCATCGTTGCTGATTACTTGGTGGAGTATGTCTGCAAGCCTGGGAATTCTCTTGAGAGACATGTACTGTACAATACCAATGATTTGGCAGAGAAGTCATTTTCCAATCTTTTGAGCAAGGTGAAAGTGATTCCTGAGGACTTGACAACATCAAAGGATTGTGACAGTGGTAATGATATAGCCTGTGAAGTTTGTTTTTCTTGCGATAGAGGGGAAGATATGCTGATATGCGGTGATGAATGTGGCTCTGTTGGCTGTGGGGCTGGGATACATATAGATTGCTGCGATCCTCCTCTTGAAAGCATTCCAGAAGAGGATTGGTTTTGTCCAAAGTGTAGCGGAAGCAGGAGCACCAGCCCtaagaagaaaaggattaaaaagGCACTTCATTAA